TAAATATACCATATACACTGGTTTGCAAAACTAAAGGACGAAAGTAGCTCTggcatgacgtgtcactgccaagagACATAGAGCGAcggaacttggaccatacgtagaaagaaatcCTACTGTACTAccgaaggtaattgaaagaaataagcaatgagacgaacagaaatgacactttcattctgaGACCAGGGCCGGTTAGAGAACTTTTTTCTACACAGGTGCCATATTATTTTGCGCCCTCCCCCTTCCTTTCCCGCTCTCCTTCATACATCAGCAGCCGTTCCTTTTGCCCTTGGTAAGGCATTTGCAAATAAGATAATGCAGTGCGTGTGTTAAGAAGAAACACGCAATGCTCTTTCGGACAAGAATCCATATCCCAAGGaggaggcactgcggcgactacagcagtCGTGGCATACGGTCGCAGttacgaatacgaacaaccatcagctacaAAAGGGAGTGACGACATGGAAAATTGGTGACAGACCAGGACTCGCatccagatttcccgctttactcGAGCAATCGCCGTAACAgcttgtaatgccggaaatgcaaaTCCTCCTCTTTCCATCTATTCTACTAtagtttttttccttattttgttacctgaagatatgagatttctgtgtctttatatattgtaattgttttaaaaaatatatatatatgtcgatgtataattggtttgttttgtaaatatttgtatttttacgctggatcTGGCCTAGGGCAAACTATAtcaaacgattacatcgatagctcgtgtggagaaccaaagtgtttaggacctttggtagtgttaactctgccgcatggagtgcgggcagggagtctggctggagtagggcggtggagcaggtgtgttgtgtgacactcccgcgagttgccgcgctttcggggtttggcagcatgtaattgcgctcgacttgctatgatagtttgacacggtgtcgcggacggaaagcattagctggagcacaccaagagcccgtttcacctggtgaccatgtcgagaagaaggcgcgccaacatccagcttctgcaatagcaatggccgacaatgagtgactgtcgccacctcctcgatcgacgacttcaaaccttcaatcaaccaacaaggaagactggaagcacgtaaagttttagaactgtatggcagacctcagcttttgaaactgtttcaaaattacagcaatgtagcatgaacctttgttgctcattgtcccaattgcattaccaagcagggtcccttcattttccagaatgaacccaagtgtcgttgaaattcaaacgccagcattaaagtaatatcattccatttcactgctttaatttcaaagttcagttaaggtattcatagctggctacaatatttagattacacaagcacaaatcaagagcgcgagttttgttaccatattttagcttacctatgactgcagctcagcttggtacatacaaaattttactattgttaattgttcagaatcatttaattcaagttcaaagttaaatctcttatttctaaattgcgtagatttaagtagcttttgaaattattgttgaggtagcccaagcctaaccttattttattgaatttcgtagtgcttcagaaacaaagttcactattaatgtcagtcactaaattaactttcaattttccggttttattaattcttttgctaaattaagtcagtgtaacgaaatttattacttctgacaaacgttCAGTTTTCACACATTacgtgtcaactttcagttgccacgcttttagtgctaattatatgcgcaataacctttctttttcaattattatagtagttgtccataggactggcgactgtaattttccctGAATCTCaaaatctaattaacgccaattaattgttaatgtaacgaccgcacatttattttctttattaattttaccctttaatttccaccaatttcatttgtatttttcctttcatttagatgtaaccctttccaccttctttaccgacaaattaacttcggtgacgattgcttttcccaaatttccattaggtgcatgcggtttaatttttcactgtcagtaaggtcgataagtgaggggaggttacaagctgtggCTATCAGTGCACGATTCGCGACCAGACAATAACTTGTATACGTCGTCGTTCCTTCATCAGTCTGTACTGGTAAATACATTCTGAAAACCCCTTTCAGGGGTCGCTGCCTCATAGCGGCgaataaataagatattgcagtgtctgtgttactgAGAAGAACGATGCACTGATCTGTCGGACATGCATGCAAAATAGATCTAACCAGTCTACTGACCGTGGAAACGGCCTTTAAAGTTGGGTGTCTGCTAATGTGTTCCATATAaaacttgaaacgccatatttacgtgcagtaatcgctctttGGATATATGATGGATAAAATTCGGAATCGCGTCATACGAATATTGAAGTCATTCCTTTCCTGACGTCTTTCACCATTGCGACCCAGTAAGACTGAACGTAGAActgctgattgttttaatttcaggtCTGCCGTCGAATAACAAACGACAAATCTTTTCGTGTGATgttagttacaaattaacaattttcggattttttccttaccTTGTACTGTGAAACGTCACTTActgccaaatttcatcattctaaAATAACAGGAAGTAACATAAAGGTTTTCTGAGTGTGATTGCATCAAGACATGTGAAATAAGTGGCCATAGTTTGTGATTGCATTGACGTACAAGCTAACGTTTATTATGCCGTCAAGGGACCGAAGACTTTAGTAcgtgacattaatttcaacttaATACTTCTACCGTTTCTGAGAAAAGGGGTTTTCAAACCTCGGATCGGCAGACGGACAACAGAGCGATCGGAAGAGCTCCGTTTTTGCCAACTGAGCCGCGGAACCATAACAATGCAATCAGGACCGGAAGCACCGATGAAAATACGGACGTGGGGAAGGAGTACGTGCCAAAATAGCGTTGACCGGTTTGTGTACCATGTTTAAAGATCTGGAGGTTAGTacatccatgcaacattatgcgtCGCGTGACAGTAaatacttggaccaccaaaacgatcatgttcgacaatgttcctgtgtGAATTACTTAACCCCTCCCCTCTCACCATATCagggtacgtccagcattgtcgagCGTGATCGTTTTAGTGGCCAAAGTGCTACTGTGTGGcgagacataatgttgcatggacgtactgaccttAATCACTGAACACTCACCATTCATAGTCATTGTGACTCTGTACTCCTATACCATGTGTGTGTCTTCCGGGGAGGTCCATTCGGTCCTGGGTTCATTTCTATGGATGGCAATGTTCGGGCACATAGAACAGCATATAAGTAgaggctcttggaacgagaggatattcggcaagtAAACTGGCCTGCCCCTTCCTCAATCGGCATCgatcacgtgtgggatgcgttgcagCACGTCCTCATGCACCAACGatgatccagcagttgtcaacagcgctgatggaggaatggaacgccctaccacaagattTCCATAACAAACTTGTGGGCAGCATGGGAGCGTGTTGACGAGCATGCACTGCCGTCAGCGATCATATCCCTAACAACCATGTTCCGTCTTCTGTGGTGTCTATAGCACCATCGTGAATTGCGGTGACTTCAGAGTAATTTCTAccattgaatgaaagtgtcatttctgcacggttcattccgtatttctttgttaccttctgtactatactgcagcactttccatgtacggtccaagtttcatggagctacCTATGTCATCTGGCAGGGACAAATCATACGAAAGTTTCTTAGGACGGTATGTTTTGCACACCAGGGTatattttccatttctgtgttGGGAGACCCAAGATACGGACATCGTAAACACCCTGGGAGCTAAGCAAAAGAGCTAGAAACTAGTTAATGATCTCGGTGACGAAAACAATATTAACTGATCGCTGCATGCCCTGATAACTGtagcagtagccggccggtgtggccgtgcggttctaagcgcgtcagtttggaaccgcgtgaccgctacggtcgcaggttcgaatcctgcctcgggcatggatgtgtgcgatgtccttaggttagttaggtttaagtagttctaagttctaggggactgatgacctgagatgttaagtcccatagtgctcagagccattttgaactgtagCAGTAGCAGTGGTTAGACACACGTCGCAAACAAGCAAGGCTGACAGTAATAATAAATAAGTGGTTAAaatatatacatagcattcacaatAAGTGAATGAAACCTTTCTGCTTACAGAACAGGTAATCACTGACACAGCCACACCATCTTCCTGACCTAGCGCTCGTTTCCTGCAACCAAGATACGAGTAGATAACAATTCGCTTCAGGTGAAGACTCTATCCTCAGACGACGTTATCTATTACCATTTCGTGAGGTACATGACCCAACGCCTTCCTGCAAAATATTGCAAAGACAGTGGTTAGTCTGGGTTGGGGATTcactctgcccgaggactgggtgtttgtgttgccctcaccaGTTCATCATCGTAATCGTCGTCATCCGTCAAAGTGACTAAAATTGGACTGTTTGAAGATTAGGACTTTCTATGGGCGCTGATGGCTGCGCAGTTGCGTGCCCCACAAACCATCACGATAGGGGTTAGTGACTTAAGCTAAAAGTATGTTGagcaaataatttaaatttagGGACATCTTTTGACATGACTTACTTTTTACTGACGATATTTTAGCTGAACATGAATTCCTACTATAGCCATCCATATTTTTTTTGCAGATGCAGTACATTTTCCTGGTGATTACAGTGGCAGTGCTACATGGAGAATCGAATGCTGCCCGCATTCTGGGTCTGTTCAATTATCCAGGAAAGAGCCACTTCGTAATGTTCGAGGAGGTGATGAAGGCGCTCGCTGCCAAAGGCCACGAGGTGTTTGTCTACAGCCACTTCCCTCAAGCGAAGCCTGTACCAAACTACACTGACGTAAGCCTGGTCGGTTCTCTGCCTTCCGTCGTGAATGGAATTCCCATGGACGATACGTTTGGTAGAGGTGATCCTTTGGTAACATTGAAACTACTCGAAAGCCTCGCAGTGCATGCGTGTGATAAGCTGCTGCAGTTCCCCCCAATGCAACAGCTAATGAAGTCAAATGAAAAATACGATCTAATCTTCACTGAGCCATTCACGACCGACTGTATGCTGCCCTTCGTCTACAAATTTCAGGCACCCAATATTGGACTAATTTCTTCTGTCTTTATGCCGTGGAATCCGGATCGTTTTGGTTTACCTGAAAATCCGTCGTATTTGCCACACATGTTTCTACTGCTCAGTGACCACATGAACTTCTTTGAGCGTCTGAGAAACGCATGGTATGTGACCTATAGCAAGTTATTTTTTTACGAGTACATGGACAAACCTACAAATCAGATAGTCAGGAAGTACTTTGGCGACAGCCTCCCTCCTTTACAAGAAATAGCAATAAGTACTAGTATGCTTTTCGTCAATTCACACCCATCTTTGAATCCTCCGCGACCAATTGTTCCAGCTGTTGTGGAGGTCGGCGGTATACACATCAAACATGCGCAGGAACTCCCAAAGGTAAGTGATTCAGTTTACTATATTCACGTCATAGTAAGTTAAACCctaatataaaaaaaggaaaaaatcctgCTCAGGAAGCGCACCTATCCCGGGTGTAACCCCTGCAggtccagggattagaataggcctgaggtattcctgcctgtcgtaagaggcgacttaaaggagtctctcacgtttcggcttttgtgatggtcccctgtagggtttgacctcagtTCCTCGAACTTTCCCTGATgaacgagccaattggggaagggcgccttacgtggCACAGTGTCCATCCtgcgctgagacctctcgcatccttcatTCTCCAGCTGTTAGATGAgctcaccctcctgggtgcgttttcctccatcctcagTGCCATATCGCTTTCTGCGCTGACGagacgataatggacttcttaggttgtttgcgccTGATATCCAGTTCGGTAGCCAGTCTGTAGTGGTGGGGTCTCCATgtatcctgttggttgtagccccctgaacacacacgaatcgctctgctgatgcctgcgccgttaactccccacatgtgcaaaggagtagatgcccatcaccctggggaaTCGGGACTCAAGGCAATGGAAATTctgccaggtgacctttgctgtggctgagtggcgcccgtggggagggcctctGGTCGGAGTGGAGCACTTAGAGACAAGTTtttggaggtggagggcttgtccaaaataggCTCATGGTCGGacctgataaaaacagcatcctctgcccagtcatgggcattactcgcttgtgacgaGGTTGGGGATGTTTgtttccatcatgccccataagagcttaaatatggtccagggtatcaaaTTTTGTAGGGACATTCTTTTGCAGTCTGCGATGAGCTGTGCACCAGTTTAGAGAGGGCGAGGTGTCCATTTCATCCAGCGTGCACACTGGGATTTGatagataatcaggttgccacttgGGCCTTCATCTTCGCCTTAGTGTgtgacacattacccaagaaggtcaaggtaattGTCTTCCCTCCCTGATACAGtgatttaagtgctggaagtttggtcgtgtcttcctgctgtacttccagcgtcacctgaTGGGATGTCCTTCatatcccaatactccctgtgccctgcctcccatctgtgtcaactacagagagcaccattcgccttgctcgccagactgcaggagtctccagaaagaaaggaaaataatggaatacaaggccCTGGACCGACTCACttgcactgaggctaagagaaaatgagaggctgcatcctgtgcatatgtcAGTCTATGCTGCCACTAAGGCAATGGTTCTAAAATCTTCTGTTCCACAGCGTAAAGTTGGCTCTGAGCTGTCAGACTCCACATGCCCACTTTATGGTGGGGGCACTTTCCTCCCTGTTGATCCTGCACAACCTACTGCCCCAGCCATCGTGGACGTCAGTTCCCAGTTCTCAGCTGGAATAGTATCTCCTTCGGCTCCTCTCTCCAGGAAGGGATCCCTTTGGACACTTTCAtctcaggttcctaccagtggccaAACTGACAATCgtcagtggctgaagcaaccagaGGTAGCTGGTTATATGGCTTAAAGATCTTCCTTGGTCTGTGAGACTGAATCAGTCAAACCCTCCCAGTCAGGTAAATATACAGAGCAGCGTCACAAACCTAAAAATAAAGACCCCCAACAACCAAGGCACTGTGGTGGCATCCAcaccaccactcccccccccccctgcgggtctggggtaagaataggcctgaggtattcctgcctgtcgtaagaggctactaaaaggagttccaaccgtttcggccttccatgtgatagTCCcccttagggtttgacctccatttttcaaaattctacagaagtacgagccttttggggaaggacaccttacatggtgtaccactggtcctcggtgcactaagaccttggcactcatcaTTGTaatggcgttgtaaccatacccactattactcaaattgggcctaaacgcctgatgggttgtacaagttacgcccatagtgcatccccatctgcacctacgatcatgatggactttccatggcaccagaaatccagcacggtagccagtccgttgcggtggggtcgtcatgtaccctctaggttgtagccccctgacaacactgggatcatactgccgatacctgagctgcaacctccccacgtcggccaaggagtagatgcccatctccttggggcatcaggactcccggcaacttATCTCCTGCCAGGTGgcacttgctgaggctgggtgtcgcccgtggggagagcccctggtcggagtgggtggtatcagggcggaggTTTCGTAGATGAAACGACAatatgtatcaggtcgctctgcggccgagtcttccaaaaggacaggtactgtctctggttctggttctcctgcccttacccccttggccactccctgagaggaaggacaggcccgccggcttggggcgaagtacttcccccgctatttggtctgttctcgaaccgatggggagacgttcgccacctccaagcccatgttctttgttcagcacattgaggacatctttggggaaatcgaggctctcaataaaatgcgttcggggtccgttcttataaagaccacctccgccacacagtcggcggcgctccaggcgtgtgaCCGACAAGGGGACAtcacagtgtccattgtcccgcatctggcactaaataggacgcagggggttatttttcatcgggacctcctgctgcaatctgatgaggagctcagggccaacctggagcgccgaggcgtgcattttgtccggcgagtccagcgtggccccaaagaccgtcgcatcgacactgaggcctttatcctcaccttcgaaggggacattctcccggagaaggtaaaggtgatgtgctactggtgcgacgtgcgaccttacgtcctgcctcctatgcgctgtttttggtgtttgcgctttgggcacatgtcgtcacggtgtgaggctgagcccctttctggcgattgtggacgtcctctttgtgaggaacatacatgcaccccaccatctcggtgcattaattgccctggcctccacttgcctagatccttagactgccccgcgtatcagaaggagaaaaagattcaagaactcaaaactttggatcggctctcttattctgaggccaggaagaagtatgatcgcctccatcccgtgacgttgaccacttcatttgcctcagtcgtgtccactccttccacggtatcctcacccctatcctgtcccccctccacctcctccccccatccggggtgtGTGCCTCCGCCTCCCaactcccttccaaatcctcctccccccgTGGcctccgccccctctgccccaggggccacccatcctcctcctcctccccaaccccccgccgcctgagaagcgatcctcttctccggtgtccatcggggaaacgttccggacaccagcttccgaggtctggcgttccaaaacggaccccgcgcgtgaggaccttctttgggtccagcccaccatccctgtgcctcctcagacttccaagaaggcctcaaagaagtagtctctatccccgtctccaccccggcgcgtttcgtctgacgctccatccgtgagtcgctgctcccggccgtcctcagtttcgccgggacgctctgctgccaggcgctcagatGGCGTCtcatcggcaaatgatgctgcccctcctacacaacccgggacagcggccgcagctggcgagcacttgatggaacaggatccgcctcccgccggttgtagcgttgttccctcgaaacctggccctccgcggccgtcgaggtgaccagctcttcccccgtctctttccccctcttttttgactagcgatggccttgttacattggaacataagaggtattcggtctactcgggaggaattacaactgctcctccgcctgcactgtccgctcgtccttggtctccaggaaaccaagttgcgcatGACTGACGTATTGCcattacccactatacctcggagcggtatgacctcacccctgtggacggtatcccagctcacgGTGGGGTCAtcttgctcgttcgggacgatgtctattaccatcccatcccattgaccaccccactccaagcaatagctgtccgtattactctttctgcttttactttttcagtttgtaccatccacactccgtcatccgcagttagtcgggctgacatgatgcacctgatcgttctgcttcccccgccgtttttattgtttggtgacttcaatgcccatcatcccctttggggctctcctgcatcctgtcaaagaggctcactcttggcggatgtcttcaaccatctcaatcttgtcttccTCAATACCGGCGCTCCGACTTTCCTCtcctctactcatacctactcccacttggacctctcgatctgttctaccactcttgcccgtcggttcgagtggtatgtcctttctgacacctattcgagcgaccacttcccctgtgtcgttcgtctcctgcacaacACCCCATCctcacgtccttcgcgctggaacatgccgaaagctgactggggactttactcctccctggcgaccttttcggaccacgattttctcagttgtgacaggtCGAATACCCCACGGCTGTTATCaccaatgctgccgaacgttccattcctcgtactacctcttcttcacgtcgtgtttccgtcccctggtggaacgaggcttgtagggacgctatccatgctcgacgacgtgctttacgcacctttcgccgccatcctacgttggcgaattgtattgaatacaaacgactccgagcgcaatgccgtagagtcatcaaagacagcaaaaaagcttgttgggcctctttcaccagctcctttaacagttttactccctcttctgtcgtctggggtggcctgcgccggctgtcgggcattaaggcccactcctcgatacctggcctgacctcaggtaatgaggtccttgttgatcctgtggctgtctccaacgcctttggccgctttttcgcggaggtttcaagctccgctcattaccaccctgccttccttcccaggaaagagacagaagaggctcggcgaccttccttccactcgctgaatctggaaacttataatgccccctttactatgcggtaCCTTGAACGTACGCTTGCagtgtcccggtcctctgctcgggggccagatgccattcacgttcagatgctggcacacctttctccggcgggcaaaagcttccttcttcgtacctacaatcgcgtctggaccgaaggtcaggaccccatgcgttggcgtgacgctgtcgttgttcctatacccaaacccgggaaggatagacaccttccttctagttaccgcccaatttctcttacaagctgtgtctgtaaggtgatggagcacatggttaatgctcggttagtctggattcttgaatctcgacggttacttactaatgtccaatgcggctttcgtcgccgccgctccgatgtttaccaccttgtgaccttgtcgacattcatcatgaacaactttttgcgaaggcgccaaacggtagccgtgttcttcgacttggagaaggcttatgatacctgttggagaggaggtatcctccgcactatgcacaggcgAGGCCTACGCGgtcacctgcccctttttattgattcctttttaacggatcgaaagtttagggtacgtgtgggttccgccttgtccgacgtcttcctacaggagaacggagtgcctcagggctccgtcttgagcgtagccctttttgccatcgagATAAATCCAATTATAGATttcattccacctaatgtctcaggctctctctttgtcgatgacttcgcgatctactgcagtgcccagagaacatgcctcctggagcgagccttcagcgttgtctagacagcctctactcatggagcgtggcaaatggcttccggttctctgaagaggagacggtttgtatcaacttttggcgatatagagcgttccttccgccatccttacatctcggtccctttgttctcccattcgtggaaacaactaagcttctagggctcacattggacaggaaactttgttggtctccccACGTCtattatttggcggcccgttgtacaagttcccttaatgtcctcagagttcttggcggttcatcttggggagcggatcgcactgtcctgcttcgcttgtatcggtccatagtccgattgaagctggattatgggagcttcgtgtactcggccatccctcttacgccgtcccAACTCCGTCCACCATCGgcggttacgtcttgcgaccggagccttctacactagtcctgtcgagagtcttcatgctgaagctgccgaattaccattgacctaccggcgcaacGTACTGCTGTG
This sequence is a window from Schistocerca americana isolate TAMUIC-IGC-003095 chromosome 4, iqSchAmer2.1, whole genome shotgun sequence. Protein-coding genes within it:
- the LOC124612351 gene encoding UDP-glycosyltransferase UGT5-like translates to MQYIFLVITVAVLHGESNAARILGLFNYPGKSHFVMFEEVMKALAAKGHEVFVYSHFPQAKPVPNYTDVSLVGSLPSVVNGIPMDDTFGRGDPLVTLKLLESLAVHACDKLLQFPPMQQLMKSNEKYDLIFTEPFTTDCMLPFVYKFQAPNIGLISSVFMPWNPDRFGLPENPSYLPHMFLLLSDHMNFFERLRNAWYVTYSKLFFYEYMDKPTNQIVRKYFGDSLPPLQEIAISTSMLFVNSHPSLNPPRPIVPAVVEVGGIHIKHAQELPKDVQEFMNGAEHGVILFTFGSTILAKDLPVEKRKAIVEAFAELPQRVLWKWEDDELPGKPPNMMVRKWLPQYDILSHPKMRLYISHGGLMGTIEAIYNGLPMIGIPLWGDQPSNVMMCVRRGVGRLLRFHEISKQSLLQNIREVINDPGYKQRAVELSEVYKDRPMSPREAVVYWSEYVIRHNGARHLRTAALDLQWYQLLLLDVLAVVFVGLTAVVGVGVGLLRLVLRKSGFLRRASSKDTLLQKKQQ